The Halarchaeum grantii genome includes a window with the following:
- a CDS encoding sugar phosphate isomerase/epimerase family protein, whose protein sequence is MQVAGKCRPTRETLAAAARRGFDAVELYVTPALLEKGVATLAETVRASPVAVCSVHTPHVLPSEHGPLRAADRLARALDAYLVVHTQYANMTHTAELAAAGFEAPHGYENQAGASVRHVETQVLERGHELVLDTAHLFMAHADYLSRFEALLAAYGERIGVVHLTDSTPETDGVPFGEGELAMEALIVFS, encoded by the coding sequence GAGACGCTCGCCGCTGCGGCGAGGCGTGGGTTCGATGCGGTCGAACTCTACGTGACGCCCGCGCTCTTGGAGAAGGGGGTTGCGACGCTCGCCGAGACGGTGCGGGCGTCGCCGGTAGCGGTCTGTTCGGTCCATACGCCACACGTCCTGCCGAGCGAGCACGGCCCGCTCCGGGCGGCGGACCGGTTGGCGCGTGCGCTCGACGCGTACCTCGTCGTCCACACGCAGTACGCGAACATGACGCACACGGCGGAGCTGGCGGCGGCGGGCTTCGAGGCGCCGCACGGCTACGAGAACCAGGCGGGCGCGAGCGTCCGGCACGTCGAGACGCAGGTACTGGAGCGGGGCCACGAGTTGGTGCTCGACACCGCACACCTCTTCATGGCGCACGCGGACTATCTGTCGCGCTTCGAGGCGCTCCTCGCGGCGTACGGCGAGCGGATCGGCGTCGTCCACCTGACGGATTCGACGCCGGAGACGGACGGCGTGCCGTTCGGGGAGGGCGAGCTGGCGATGGAGGCGCTCATCGTGTTTAGTTAA